The Nostoc sp. 'Lobaria pulmonaria (5183) cyanobiont' genome window below encodes:
- a CDS encoding GNAT family N-acetyltransferase, which translates to MEVSGRINYPLNPPPAVEDFPVLQTEKYTLRLASTEEELESIFRLRFEVFNLELGLGFPASNFTQMDIDKFDAVCHHLILISKQTGKTIGTYRMQTYIMASQRLGFDATDIFNLNGIPNSVLQVSVEVGRVCIAKEYRNSQTLLLLWEGLANYLIWSKNQYFFGCASLLTQCPGQASCAYDYFRQNNLMHPSILVYPNSQFCLELTQNCPDSSNVEIPKILQAYLNIGAKICSLPAIDRQFKTIDFLTISNIADFARWRYPNPLKKPLPLRIFHD; encoded by the coding sequence ATGGAAGTTTCTGGACGCATCAATTACCCACTGAATCCTCCTCCCGCTGTTGAAGATTTTCCCGTCCTTCAAACTGAAAAATATACCCTACGGCTAGCTTCAACTGAAGAAGAATTAGAATCAATTTTTCGGTTGCGTTTTGAGGTTTTTAATCTTGAACTAGGCTTGGGATTTCCTGCTTCAAACTTTACCCAGATGGATATAGATAAGTTTGATGCGGTTTGCCATCATTTAATCCTAATCTCCAAACAAACAGGTAAAACGATTGGAACTTATCGGATGCAGACCTATATAATGGCTTCTCAAAGACTAGGCTTTGATGCTACCGATATATTTAATCTTAATGGAATTCCCAATTCTGTACTTCAGGTATCAGTAGAAGTTGGGCGTGTATGTATAGCTAAAGAATATCGCAATAGTCAGACACTTTTATTACTCTGGGAAGGGCTGGCAAATTATCTCATCTGGAGTAAAAACCAATATTTCTTTGGCTGTGCATCATTACTCACACAATGTCCTGGGCAAGCTAGTTGCGCTTATGATTATTTTCGGCAGAATAACTTGATGCATCCAAGTATTTTGGTTTATCCAAATTCACAATTTTGTCTAGAACTGACTCAAAATTGTCCAGATTCATCTAATGTTGAGATTCCGAAAATTTTGCAGGCATACTTAAATATTGGAGCTAAAATATGCAGCCTTCCTGCTATTGATCGGCAGTTTAAAACTATTGATTTTTTAACTATATCTAATATTGCAGACTTTGCTAGATGGCGTTATCCAAATCCTCTCAAAAAACCTTTACCACTGAGGATTTTTCACGATTAA
- a CDS encoding glycosyltransferase family 39 protein — MRHLKFAPSWLRFLTIFLLTMGILFRFSNLDGKVFWHDETYASLRISGYTINEAKQQLFNNRVIGKESFAQFQGVNPEKSLNDTIMSLAKQDSQHPPLYYIIARLWMEIFGNSVTAIRSLSACISLLVFPCVYWLCRELFNVPLSVSGVAIALMAISPIHLVYAQEAQEYILWLVTILLSSASLLRAIRLEDELAKQRQKPDLFAIWSIYAVTLAISLYTFFWSAFVAVAHGIYVMITAKFKFTETVRTYLLASLVSFLAFMPWITIVIGDFFQFLISADKTTSQLDLIAAFPFLLMQLSRIFFDINLSLENPLSYLIALAFLTLVGYSIYFICRTTNYKIWSFIITLIVIPALPLILPDLIAGSIRSSIEGYLIPSYLGIQVAVAYLLTTQLYNGSVSHRSFWQIIMALVIICGLISFKVSSQADTWWNKGMNSGNPQVAQIINQSNRPLLISDALGNNYGDIFSLSYLLEPKVRFLLVNNQKIPKIPDGFTDIFLLNPSDTWSKIIEKKYKFKTDIVYNDNYYSIWKLAKIRNLRRRNIQISHLLRNN, encoded by the coding sequence ATGCGCCATCTCAAATTTGCTCCGAGTTGGTTGCGATTTTTAACTATCTTCTTATTGACGATGGGTATATTGTTTCGCTTTTCTAATCTTGATGGTAAAGTTTTTTGGCACGATGAAACTTATGCTTCATTGCGAATTTCTGGTTACACAATTAATGAAGCTAAACAGCAACTTTTTAATAATCGTGTGATTGGCAAAGAAAGTTTTGCTCAGTTTCAAGGTGTAAATCCAGAAAAAAGCCTAAATGACACAATTATGTCTTTAGCAAAACAAGATTCTCAACATCCACCGTTATATTACATAATAGCCAGATTATGGATGGAAATCTTTGGTAATTCGGTGACGGCGATTAGAAGTTTATCAGCCTGCATTAGCTTGTTGGTTTTTCCTTGTGTTTATTGGCTATGCCGAGAATTATTTAATGTGCCATTATCGGTTTCTGGTGTTGCGATCGCACTCATGGCTATCTCTCCAATTCACCTAGTATATGCCCAAGAAGCACAAGAATATATTCTTTGGTTAGTCACCATCTTACTATCCAGTGCGTCTCTACTGCGAGCCATACGCCTAGAAGATGAGCTAGCAAAACAACGACAAAAACCAGATTTGTTCGCTATCTGGAGCATTTATGCAGTCACTTTAGCCATTAGTCTTTATACATTTTTTTGGAGTGCATTTGTAGCAGTTGCTCACGGAATTTATGTGATGATAACAGCCAAATTTAAGTTTACTGAAACTGTGAGAACTTATCTGCTAGCATCACTAGTAAGTTTTTTAGCTTTCATGCCTTGGATAACAATTGTGATTGGTGACTTTTTTCAATTTTTAATTTCAGCAGATAAAACAACAAGTCAGTTAGATTTGATAGCTGCCTTTCCTTTTTTGTTAATGCAGTTAAGCCGGATTTTTTTTGATATAAACCTTAGTTTAGAAAATCCTCTAAGCTATTTAATTGCACTAGCTTTTTTAACTTTGGTAGGATATTCAATTTATTTTATTTGTCGAACAACTAACTATAAAATTTGGTCTTTTATCATCACATTAATTGTAATACCAGCATTACCCCTAATACTGCCAGATTTAATTGCTGGGAGTATACGATCGTCTATCGAAGGATATTTAATCCCATCTTATTTAGGAATCCAAGTAGCTGTTGCTTATCTACTAACTACGCAACTATACAATGGCAGCGTATCACACCGGAGCTTTTGGCAAATAATCATGGCATTAGTGATTATTTGTGGTTTGATTTCTTTTAAGGTGAGTTCCCAGGCAGACACTTGGTGGAATAAGGGTATGAATTCGGGTAATCCACAAGTTGCCCAAATCATTAATCAGAGTAATCGTCCACTTTTAATTAGTGATGCTTTGGGCAATAATTATGGTGATATCTTTTCTTTAAGCTATCTTTTGGAACCAAAAGTGCGATTTCTGTTGGTGAACAATCAAAAAATTCCTAAAATTCCTGATGGATTTACTGATATATTTTTACTCAATCCTTCAGATACTTGGAGCAAAATAATAGAAAAAAAATATAAATTCAAGACAGATATTGTTTATAATGATAACTATTATTCAATCTGGAAATTGGCTAAAATTCGTAATTTGCGCCGACGTAATATACAAATTAGTCATCTTTTAAGAAATAATTAA
- a CDS encoding glycosyltransferase family 39 protein, translating into MRHLQLAPNRLRFLIVVLLMVGIFFRFFNLDRKVYWHDETFTSLRISGYTVNQVRQQIFNGRIINKESFAKFQSPNMEKGLNDTIISLEVDDPQHPPLYYILARFWVEIFGNSVTVIRSLSACISLLIFPSIYWLCRELFKASAWVSEVAIALMAISPIHLVYAQEAREYILWIVTVLLCSASLLRALRLESKERVLRILNWGMYAVTLVLSLYTFLFSGFVVVAHGIYVIAIAKFRFTKTVKAYLLASLAGILAFTPWIMVLIVNLLQVKSSTAWTKRHLPLDILIKSWLLQLNRIFLDLNFGFENPFSYVITPIFLVLIGYSIYFICRTTNYKIWLFIVTLIMIPALPLMLPDLLFGGIRSLAERYLLISYLGIQLAVTYLLATQLHNKSFARRRIWQIIMGIVIICGLVSYGVSSQAETWWSKVISSGNPQVAKILNQATHPLLISNDSGINYGNVFSLSYLVQPKVQFQLVKDRSIPNIPDGFTEIFLLNPSNSWRKQIETNYNYKTFVVYGDNNYLLWKIENPRSNVFFEKIRT; encoded by the coding sequence ATGCGACATCTCCAACTTGCTCCAAATAGGTTGCGGTTTCTTATTGTAGTTTTGTTAATGGTGGGTATATTTTTTCGTTTTTTTAACCTTGACCGCAAAGTTTATTGGCACGATGAGACTTTCACTTCATTGCGGATTTCTGGTTATACAGTAAATCAAGTCAGGCAGCAAATATTCAATGGTCGCATAATTAATAAGGAAAGTTTTGCCAAATTCCAAAGTCCCAATATGGAGAAAGGCTTAAATGACACAATTATATCTTTGGAAGTAGACGATCCACAGCATCCACCACTGTATTATATACTCGCTCGGTTTTGGGTGGAAATATTTGGTAATTCTGTAACAGTAATCAGAAGTTTATCAGCATGCATCAGCTTGTTGATTTTTCCCAGTATTTATTGGCTGTGTCGAGAATTATTTAAAGCATCGGCATGGGTATCGGAGGTTGCGATCGCACTCATGGCAATCTCCCCTATTCACTTAGTATACGCCCAAGAAGCACGAGAATATATTCTCTGGATAGTGACTGTATTACTATGCAGCGCTTCATTACTACGAGCATTACGGTTAGAATCAAAAGAGCGAGTGCTACGCATATTAAATTGGGGAATGTATGCAGTCACTTTGGTGCTTAGTCTATATACATTTTTGTTCAGTGGATTTGTCGTAGTTGCTCATGGTATTTATGTAATTGCCATTGCAAAATTTAGATTTACTAAAACAGTAAAAGCTTATCTATTAGCATCTTTAGCAGGGATTTTAGCTTTTACACCTTGGATAATGGTTTTAATAGTTAACTTATTGCAAGTAAAGAGTTCAACAGCATGGACAAAGAGGCATTTACCTCTAGACATTTTAATTAAATCTTGGCTTTTACAGTTAAATCGGATTTTTCTTGATTTAAACTTTGGCTTTGAAAATCCGTTTAGTTATGTAATTACGCCTATTTTTTTAGTTCTTATTGGATATTCTATTTATTTTATTTGTCGAACAACTAACTATAAAATTTGGTTGTTTATCGTCACACTGATTATGATTCCTGCATTACCTTTAATGCTACCAGATTTACTTTTTGGGGGTATACGCTCACTTGCCGAACGTTATTTATTGATTTCTTATTTAGGAATTCAACTAGCTGTTACTTACCTACTAGCTACGCAGCTACACAATAAAAGTTTTGCACGCCGGAGAATCTGGCAAATAATCATGGGAATTGTGATTATTTGTGGGCTAGTTTCTTATGGAGTGAGTTCTCAGGCTGAAACTTGGTGGAGTAAGGTTATTAGCTCTGGTAATCCACAAGTTGCAAAAATTCTCAATCAGGCTACTCATCCACTTTTGATTAGCAATGATTCTGGTATTAATTATGGTAATGTCTTTTCTCTCAGCTATCTTGTACAGCCAAAAGTGCAGTTTCAATTAGTAAAAGATCGTTCTATCCCCAATATTCCTGATGGGTTCACTGAGATTTTTTTATTAAATCCTTCAAATAGCTGGCGCAAGCAAATAGAAACAAATTATAATTATAAAACATTTGTTGTGTATGGTGACAATAATTACTTGCTCTGGAAAATAGAAAATCCACGTAGCAATGTATTTTTTGAAAAAATTAGGACTTAG
- a CDS encoding DUF4079 domain-containing protein, giving the protein MQITDFLGLLHPAIAIIFVFPLIGTVVNFAWQTRQRRLQILAGSKSKIPPVVGAEHKQLGERLTSAVVGLTLIGLSYPIGKNIIKNQLWNQTPFQVIFILLIFAATIASLVFLYRAKQRVWRAVFATLTGAGLVILGCQDGVYRLTNEWYWSHYYIGITAALLMIFSLAIVQDIYQDKSNRWRIVHTILNCIALLLFIGQGMTGARDLLEIPLSWQEPYIYQCDFVNKTCPTPNPQAPK; this is encoded by the coding sequence ATGCAAATAACAGATTTTCTTGGTCTTTTACATCCAGCGATCGCAATTATATTCGTGTTTCCACTCATCGGTACAGTAGTTAATTTTGCTTGGCAAACACGCCAACGTAGATTGCAAATTTTAGCAGGGAGTAAGAGTAAAATTCCTCCAGTGGTGGGTGCAGAACATAAGCAGTTAGGTGAAAGGCTCACAAGTGCAGTTGTTGGATTAACTTTAATCGGATTAAGCTACCCTATTGGCAAAAATATTATCAAAAATCAATTGTGGAATCAAACACCTTTTCAAGTGATTTTTATACTGCTAATATTTGCTGCCACCATCGCCTCATTAGTATTTCTTTATCGGGCAAAACAACGGGTGTGGCGGGCAGTTTTTGCAACTTTAACTGGTGCAGGTTTAGTAATTCTAGGCTGTCAAGATGGAGTCTATCGCCTCACCAATGAGTGGTATTGGTCACATTATTATATTGGAATTACCGCAGCACTGCTAATGATTTTTTCATTAGCAATTGTTCAAGATATTTATCAAGACAAGTCCAATCGCTGGCGTATCGTCCATACGATTTTAAACTGCATTGCTTTGTTGTTATTTATTGGACAAGGCATGACAGGAGCACGAGACTTGTTAGAAATTCCCCTGAGTTGGCAAGAACCCTATATTTATCAGTGTGATTTTGTTAATAAAACTTGTCCAACGCCAAATCCCCAAGCACCAAAATAA
- a CDS encoding GNAT family N-acetyltransferase → MNQSNLSLPSGCVLRKATSADQWSIRLLVFSAKLDPTQLNWQQFWVIEYNENLIACGQLRNFSGAQELGSLVVASAWRGRGLGSLLTQHLINTATQALYLECLGQRLVQFYSRFDFVPISFEDLPQFPKTIGLSTLKEKFRFSQLAKRLLKVPVVFMEYQGQTNS, encoded by the coding sequence ATGAACCAGAGCAATCTATCGTTACCATCTGGATGTGTCCTTCGCAAGGCAACCTCTGCGGATCAGTGGTCGATTCGATTGCTGGTATTTTCAGCCAAACTCGACCCAACCCAATTAAATTGGCAGCAATTTTGGGTAATTGAATACAATGAGAATCTTATAGCTTGTGGACAACTGCGTAATTTTTCAGGGGCACAAGAACTTGGTAGCTTGGTCGTTGCATCAGCTTGGAGAGGTCGCGGTTTGGGTAGTTTGCTAACGCAGCATTTGATTAATACAGCAACGCAAGCACTTTATCTGGAATGCTTAGGTCAACGACTGGTGCAGTTTTACAGTCGCTTTGACTTTGTGCCAATATCTTTTGAAGACTTGCCACAATTTCCCAAGACAATAGGCTTATCTACGCTCAAGGAGAAATTTAGATTCTCGCAGTTAGCGAAAAGGCTGCTCAAAGTTCCTGTGGTGTTTATGGAATATCAAGGTCAGACTAATTCGTAA
- a CDS encoding class I SAM-dependent methyltransferase has translation MTDDFFNHKKLLFDLWASSYDWFFPSVFYRAVHQRLLEYVDLPELANVLDIGCGTGRLLERLVTQFPDLRATGLDLSANMLRVARQSNRHRPRLIYIEGKAESLPFADGQFDAVFSTISFLHYLEPKQVVSEIARVLSPGGRFYLVDITSKIETEPQLLPVTPRGIRLYSPNQRQLLGSSAGVLCLNHHYLLGPVLLTIFAKPPI, from the coding sequence ATGACTGATGACTTTTTTAATCACAAAAAGCTACTTTTTGACCTATGGGCATCAAGTTACGATTGGTTCTTTCCTTCAGTGTTTTATCGAGCCGTTCACCAACGGTTACTGGAGTACGTCGATTTACCAGAGCTAGCAAATGTACTTGATATCGGCTGTGGTACTGGACGCTTGCTTGAGCGCCTTGTTACTCAGTTTCCCGATCTACGAGCTACCGGATTGGATTTATCTGCTAATATGTTGCGGGTAGCAAGACAGAGCAACCGCCACCGTCCACGCTTAATTTATATTGAGGGCAAAGCTGAGTCTCTTCCCTTTGCTGATGGTCAATTTGATGCCGTTTTCAGTACTATCAGCTTCTTGCACTATTTGGAACCTAAACAGGTGGTTAGTGAGATAGCACGGGTACTTTCTCCTGGTGGACGCTTTTATTTGGTTGACATTACTTCCAAAATAGAGACAGAACCTCAATTATTGCCAGTTACTCCCCGTGGAATTAGACTCTACAGCCCTAATCAACGTCAACTTCTTGGCTCCTCTGCTGGGGTATTGTGTTTGAATCACCATTATTTACTAGGGCCTGTCTTACTAACAATTTTTGCTAAACCTCCGATTTGA